One Streptomyces sp. MMBL 11-1 genomic window carries:
- the mobF gene encoding MobF family relaxase, which translates to MLSISAGSDPAYLTREVAAGAEHYYARSVDLQGEPPGYWLGDGAAELGLEGTVDNEVFTDLYKDWIDPRKRDEMYERLAAIPHEEGTPAYAKAEKQIRKDARLGNAPKNYEKSFQKRFEAALSDAQAKTPGVDLTPERVKAIELDTRKHSPSATLYYDLTFSAPKSWSVYHASLQVKAAECRKAGDLEGAEQYAAKADRVWDAWKVGVKAGLEHMQEEAGYTRLGHHGKKVEGRSTGRYVKGEGFIVSAWAQHTSRDDDPQLHVHATVLNKIKAVEIDPVTGEERVTWGSVDGHGLWVHKQAVGHLAERIAEQELERTEGVRFATRPDGKAREIVGIDQDLRDGFSSRRVAIKAEVAEVAKAYEERYGTAPSPYVLARMSEDVTLQQRQAKKHDAVTRDQLLDRWEAFSQERFRDSLANVPDQVEHESALHDLHRPYKEFDPERIQQRAIAAVQEQKATWRRPDLIVELNRQLPDTLGGMEAHEVRDLLNRLADEALDPTNDNGVVCATAPHLVEIPVELQREDGSFVYEPADNNVNRFATERHIATEERMRTFAGERGGPTVPSELVEEVIARRGLKGKQADFVRSAATSGRKLDLLIGPAGAGKSYTLAALTEVWEAHEGRQVIGLASGERAAQVLADEGLTNVANISMLLKKHDDMAAGKHVPDADKYRIAPGTLVIVDEAGMTNTPDLDRVRALVESYGAKMIGSGDHHQLTAVGAGGMFGQLAEEMPGVHTLEEVRRFRDIDPVTGESKVREWEAKASLQLREGDSEALAQYELHGRLRGGEAEAMKERAYQGWVTDQLAGRNPLLVAPDNETAAELSARARADLVRAGLVEEDGVALRTGQQYGVETKAGRGDVIQMRRNDRKIEGESGQFATNRLTATVTGISDNGSLMVQLEDGSRMHLPAAYVQTHVELGYASTVHGAQGRTVGPCHSLVDEQTTREALYVSLTRGQDGNWAYVITHRDGDGIKDEDVPHYLSTLDQTLQRSGSQQTATQAIAGELERREHLAAIQPAWAGVKDQHAETRYGKALLDALGPEDYARVSSGEAYGSLMRLARTVEERGFDAEDLLVRTARSRELDTADDASKAMHHRLKNAYNLVERDQIRAEKAEQREALAAQEQRVDTAIETGQATATPEELKQLLDAADEAARVHPHQDELLQQTLATQMGTEVLGAASDEETRQQQETAAIEAATAEPLDQDQLQQLVDSPAPELDPQANDMLNTELLLRQSFAFQTETEVLHAGQDNEVKQRQAAEREAQMEAMDSYRARTPDLDGDLGRFMGEWADLMDQRTERLGQRVAEEQPQWALDRLGPVPEDPTERADWELRAGRVERYREAHSFDKEADAIGQAPPDGAVEARADWERARRALGVPDELADISRASEENLRQSVERAEREEEWAPPYVADDMQKSFKASRDYEDQAVQMELRAQEMADKEVAEHEERINKALDEVSKATGYNEHQQALAQSMALQQVPTLQANIEPSELVRDTLDRAETSRDIAETMGDRARQYQEVHETREKWFAETQQVREEADYARIELERRNPVVEPETAEPETEAAPAAAPSPQPSAEQELMAAMEQARQAQQILEQRAQEREQEAQREREAQPKTEEVDRERRDSGMDFEAEYERLGRELAGYDHGQDLDVEPAGSSPAAPEPEPAPAPAPAPEPPAPAAPDIDIDIEM; encoded by the coding sequence ATGCTTTCAATCTCCGCAGGTTCAGACCCCGCCTACCTCACCCGTGAGGTAGCGGCTGGTGCTGAGCACTACTACGCCCGGAGCGTGGACCTGCAGGGGGAACCGCCCGGCTACTGGCTCGGTGACGGCGCGGCCGAGCTGGGCCTGGAGGGAACGGTCGACAACGAGGTCTTCACGGACCTCTACAAGGACTGGATCGACCCCCGTAAGCGCGACGAGATGTACGAGCGTCTCGCGGCGATCCCCCACGAGGAGGGCACGCCGGCGTACGCCAAGGCCGAGAAGCAGATCCGCAAGGACGCCCGGCTGGGGAACGCCCCGAAGAACTACGAGAAGAGCTTCCAGAAGCGGTTCGAGGCCGCCCTGAGCGACGCCCAGGCCAAGACGCCGGGGGTCGACCTGACCCCTGAGCGGGTCAAGGCGATCGAGCTGGACACCCGGAAGCACTCACCGTCAGCGACGCTGTACTACGACCTGACGTTCAGCGCGCCGAAGAGCTGGAGCGTCTACCACGCGAGCCTGCAGGTGAAGGCCGCAGAATGCCGCAAGGCCGGTGACCTGGAAGGCGCCGAGCAGTACGCCGCGAAGGCGGACCGCGTTTGGGACGCCTGGAAGGTCGGCGTGAAGGCCGGTCTGGAGCACATGCAGGAGGAGGCCGGCTACACCCGGCTGGGCCACCACGGGAAGAAGGTCGAGGGCCGCTCGACCGGCCGCTACGTCAAGGGTGAGGGCTTCATCGTCTCCGCCTGGGCGCAGCACACGAGCCGCGACGACGACCCGCAGCTCCACGTTCACGCCACGGTCCTGAACAAGATCAAGGCTGTTGAGATCGACCCGGTGACCGGCGAGGAGCGCGTGACCTGGGGATCGGTCGACGGGCACGGCCTGTGGGTCCACAAGCAGGCCGTGGGCCACCTCGCCGAGCGGATCGCCGAGCAGGAGCTGGAGCGCACGGAAGGCGTGCGGTTCGCGACCCGCCCGGACGGTAAGGCCCGCGAGATCGTCGGCATCGACCAGGACCTGCGCGACGGGTTCTCCTCCCGTCGCGTCGCCATCAAGGCCGAGGTCGCAGAGGTCGCGAAGGCGTACGAGGAGCGGTACGGCACCGCCCCCTCCCCCTACGTGCTGGCCCGGATGTCCGAGGACGTCACGCTGCAGCAGCGTCAGGCGAAGAAGCACGACGCCGTCACCCGCGACCAGCTGCTCGACCGTTGGGAGGCGTTCAGCCAGGAGCGGTTCCGCGACTCGCTGGCCAACGTCCCCGACCAGGTCGAGCACGAGTCCGCGCTGCACGACCTGCACCGCCCCTACAAGGAGTTCGACCCCGAGCGCATCCAGCAGCGCGCCATCGCCGCAGTTCAGGAGCAGAAGGCGACGTGGCGCCGCCCGGATCTGATCGTCGAGCTGAACCGCCAGCTGCCGGACACGCTGGGCGGCATGGAGGCCCACGAGGTCCGCGACCTGCTCAACCGGCTCGCGGATGAGGCGCTGGACCCGACCAACGACAACGGCGTGGTCTGCGCGACCGCCCCGCACCTGGTCGAGATCCCCGTCGAGCTGCAGCGCGAGGACGGGTCCTTCGTCTACGAGCCGGCCGACAACAACGTGAACCGGTTCGCGACCGAACGCCACATCGCGACCGAGGAGCGGATGCGCACCTTCGCGGGCGAGCGCGGCGGGCCCACGGTGCCCAGCGAGCTGGTCGAGGAAGTCATCGCCCGGCGCGGGCTCAAGGGCAAGCAGGCCGATTTCGTCCGCAGCGCGGCGACGTCCGGCCGCAAGCTCGACCTGCTGATCGGCCCGGCCGGCGCGGGCAAGTCCTACACCCTCGCCGCTCTGACCGAGGTGTGGGAGGCCCACGAAGGCCGCCAGGTCATCGGGCTGGCCAGTGGTGAGCGCGCCGCCCAGGTCCTCGCCGACGAGGGCCTGACCAACGTCGCCAACATCTCCATGCTGCTCAAGAAGCACGACGACATGGCCGCCGGGAAGCACGTACCCGACGCGGACAAGTACCGGATCGCCCCCGGCACCCTGGTCATCGTCGACGAGGCGGGCATGACCAACACCCCGGACCTGGACCGCGTCCGTGCCCTGGTCGAGTCGTACGGCGCCAAGATGATCGGCTCCGGCGACCACCACCAGCTCACGGCCGTCGGCGCGGGCGGGATGTTCGGCCAGCTCGCCGAGGAGATGCCCGGGGTCCACACGCTCGAAGAGGTCCGCCGCTTCCGCGACATCGACCCCGTCACCGGCGAGTCGAAGGTCCGCGAGTGGGAGGCCAAGGCATCGCTGCAGCTGCGCGAGGGCGACAGCGAGGCGCTGGCCCAGTACGAGCTTCACGGCCGTCTGCGCGGCGGTGAAGCCGAGGCGATGAAGGAGCGCGCCTACCAGGGATGGGTCACCGACCAGCTGGCCGGGCGTAACCCGCTGCTGGTCGCGCCGGACAACGAGACGGCCGCCGAACTCTCCGCCCGCGCCCGCGCCGACCTGGTCCGCGCCGGCCTGGTCGAGGAGGACGGCGTCGCCCTGCGCACCGGGCAGCAGTACGGCGTCGAGACCAAGGCCGGCCGCGGCGACGTCATCCAGATGCGCCGCAACGACCGGAAGATCGAGGGCGAGAGCGGCCAGTTCGCCACCAACCGGCTGACCGCCACGGTCACCGGGATCAGCGACAACGGCTCCCTGATGGTCCAGCTGGAAGACGGCTCGCGGATGCACCTCCCCGCGGCCTACGTCCAGACGCACGTCGAGCTGGGATACGCCAGCACCGTGCACGGCGCGCAGGGCCGCACCGTCGGGCCCTGCCACTCGCTGGTCGACGAGCAGACCACCCGCGAGGCCCTGTACGTCAGCCTCACCCGAGGCCAGGACGGGAACTGGGCCTACGTCATCACCCACCGGGACGGCGACGGGATCAAGGACGAGGACGTCCCGCACTACCTCTCGACGCTGGACCAGACCTTGCAACGGTCCGGCTCGCAGCAGACCGCCACCCAGGCCATCGCGGGCGAGCTGGAGCGCCGCGAGCACCTCGCCGCCATCCAGCCGGCATGGGCCGGGGTCAAGGACCAGCACGCCGAGACCCGGTACGGCAAGGCACTGCTCGACGCGCTGGGCCCGGAGGACTACGCCCGCGTCAGCAGCGGCGAAGCGTACGGCTCCCTGATGCGGCTGGCCCGCACGGTCGAGGAGCGCGGGTTCGACGCCGAGGACCTGCTGGTGCGCACCGCCCGCTCGCGCGAGCTGGACACGGCCGACGACGCTAGCAAGGCCATGCACCACCGCCTCAAGAACGCCTACAACCTGGTCGAGCGGGACCAGATCCGAGCGGAGAAGGCCGAGCAGCGCGAAGCCCTCGCCGCCCAGGAGCAGAGGGTCGACACCGCCATCGAGACCGGGCAGGCGACCGCCACCCCGGAGGAGCTCAAGCAGCTGCTCGACGCTGCGGACGAGGCCGCCCGGGTCCACCCGCACCAGGACGAACTGCTGCAGCAGACCCTCGCCACCCAGATGGGCACCGAGGTCCTGGGCGCCGCCTCCGACGAGGAGACCCGCCAGCAGCAGGAGACGGCCGCCATCGAGGCCGCGACCGCCGAGCCCCTCGACCAGGACCAGCTGCAGCAGCTGGTCGACAGTCCCGCACCCGAGTTGGACCCACAGGCCAACGACATGCTCAACACAGAGCTGCTGCTGCGCCAGTCCTTCGCCTTCCAGACCGAGACGGAGGTCCTGCACGCGGGTCAGGACAACGAGGTCAAGCAGCGCCAGGCCGCCGAGCGCGAGGCACAGATGGAGGCCATGGACTCCTACCGCGCCCGTACGCCGGACCTCGACGGCGACCTGGGCCGGTTCATGGGCGAGTGGGCCGACCTGATGGACCAGCGCACCGAGCGGCTGGGCCAGCGTGTCGCCGAGGAGCAGCCGCAATGGGCGCTCGACCGGTTGGGCCCGGTCCCCGAGGACCCGACCGAGCGCGCCGACTGGGAGCTGCGCGCCGGCCGTGTCGAGCGGTACCGCGAGGCGCACTCCTTCGACAAGGAAGCCGACGCCATCGGCCAGGCCCCGCCGGACGGCGCCGTCGAGGCGCGCGCGGACTGGGAGCGGGCCCGCCGCGCCCTTGGTGTGCCGGACGAGCTGGCCGACATCTCCCGCGCGAGCGAGGAGAACCTGCGCCAGTCCGTCGAGCGTGCCGAGCGCGAGGAGGAGTGGGCGCCGCCGTACGTCGCCGACGACATGCAGAAGTCGTTCAAGGCGTCGCGTGACTACGAGGACCAGGCCGTGCAGATGGAGCTGCGTGCTCAGGAGATGGCGGACAAGGAGGTCGCCGAGCACGAGGAGCGCATCAACAAGGCCCTGGACGAGGTCTCGAAGGCGACCGGCTACAACGAGCACCAGCAGGCCCTCGCCCAGTCGATGGCGCTGCAGCAGGTGCCCACGCTCCAGGCGAACATCGAGCCCAGCGAGCTGGTCCGCGACACCCTCGACCGGGCCGAGACCAGCCGGGACATCGCGGAGACGATGGGCGACCGCGCGCGCCAGTACCAGGAGGTCCACGAGACCCGGGAGAAGTGGTTCGCCGAGACGCAGCAGGTACGCGAAGAGGCCGACTACGCCCGGATCGAGCTGGAGCGCCGTAACCCCGTCGTCGAGCCGGAGACCGCCGAGCCGGAGACCGAGGCGGCCCCGGCCGCCGCGCCGAGCCCGCAGCCGTCGGCCGAGCAGGAGCTGATGGCCGCGATGGAGCAGGCCCGCCAGGCGCAGCAGATCCTCGAACAGCGCGCCCAGGAGCGGGAGCAGGAAGCCCAGCGGGAGCGCGAGGCGCAGCCCAAGACCGAAGAGGTCGACCGCGAGCGCCGCGACTCCGGCATGGACTTCGAGGCCGAGTACGAGCGGCTGGGCCGGGAACTGGCCGGGTACGACCACGGCCAGGACCTCGACGTCGAGCCCGCGGGTAGCAGCCCGGCCGCACCCGAGCCGGAACCTGCCCCGGCCCCCGCGCCGGCACCGGAGCCGCCCGCGCCCGCTGCTCCGGACATCGACATCGACATCGAGATGTAG